The genomic window TTTCACATAGAGTTCATCGTGAAGACGGCCGAGTGTGCCGTCCCAGTTCCAAAGGTCGAAATAGTCGAACAACGTGCTCTTGGCCGGCAGGTCTTTCGGAACGGCGCGCCACTGGCAGCCCGTGCTCAGCACATACAGCAGGCCGTTGACGACCTCGCGAACATTGACCTCACGTCGGCGCCCGCCACGCTTGGCTGGAGGGATCAACGGCTCCACCAGAGCCCATTCCGCATCCGTCAGATCACTCGGATAGCGCAATCCATCGCGCTTGTATTTTCCACGGTTCGCTGTCGTCCACATCGCTGCCTTGCCCGAAAAGAATCATCTCAAAGCCAGGGAATCATAACCGACTCAGATTACGCAACTTCTTTCCGGACCGACACT from Shinella zoogloeoides includes these protein-coding regions:
- a CDS encoding IS5 family transposase, with the protein product MWTTANRGKYKRDGLRYPSDLTDAEWALVEPLIPPAKRGGRRREVNVREVVNGLLYVLSTGCQWRAVPKDLPAKSTLFDYFDLWNWDGTLGRLHDELYVKCREAMDREASPTACIIDSQSVKSAEKGGSASTRAGMMRARRSRARSATSSSIR